GCGGACTGTCGAAGACGTACCGGGTCGCCGGTTTCCGCTCGGGCTGGCTGGTGGTGACCGGCCCGAAGCAGCACGCGCGCAGCTACCTCGAAGGCCTGACGATGCTCGCCTCGATGCGGCTGTGCCCCAACGCGCCCGCGCAGTACGCCATCCAGGCCGCGCTCGGCGGCCGGCAGTCCATCTACGAACTCACCGCTCCCGGCGGCAGGTTGCGCGAACAGCGCGACCGCGCGTGGGAACGCCTCAACGAGATCCCCGGCGTCTCGTGCGTCAAGCCGAAGGGCGCGCTGTACGCGTTCCCGCGCCTCGACCCCGCCGTGCACAAGATCCACGACGACGAGCGGTTCGTCCTGGACCTGCTCCTCCAGGAGAAGATCCAGGTCGTGCAGGGTACGGGCTTCAACTGGCCCTCCCCCGACCACTTCCGCATCCTCACCCTCCCGCACGCGGACGACCTGGAGGTGGCGATCAGCAGGATCGGGCGGTTCCTGAGCGGTTATCGGCAGTAGCGCCCGCCGGAGCGGTCGACCGGCGTCCGCCATGGGTATTCCGTCCCCATGACGGACCGACCACTGCTCCTCCTCGACGTCGACGGCCCCCTCAACCCGTTCCGCGCCCGGCTCCTGCGCCACCGGGGCTATGTGACCCACCGGGTGCACCCCGCGACCTGGTCGGCCAAGCAGAAGCCGGGCTCCCGGCGGCTCCGGCGCGGCCTGCGGATACGGCTCCACCCGGGCCACGGCGCCCGGCTGCTCGCCCTGCCGTACGACCTGGTGTGGGCCACGACCTGGATGCACGGGGCGAACAAGATGATCGGCCCCGCGATCGGACTGCCGGCCGACCTGCCGGTCATCGAGTTCACCGACCTGTTCGCCGAGGACCCCGACGGGCTGTACTGGAAGACGCGCCGCGTCGTGGAGTGGGCCGACGGGCGACCCTTCGTCTGGGTGGACGACCTGATCACCGAGCTCGACGTCCGCCATGTGGCCGAGCATCACAGCGGACCGGCGCTGCTGCTGCGGATCGACCCGCGCAGGGGGCTCGGGGAGCGCGAGTTCGCCGAGCTGGAGCGCTGGGCTCGCGATGTCAGTACCGGGTCGTAGTCTTCGAGGAACGGGTCGAATCGACCGATCGACCGTACGAGCCGACGGCCGGAGAGGGGTGCGCCGTGACACGTCCGCCGACCGCCG
The DNA window shown above is from Streptomyces sp. NBC_01451 and carries:
- a CDS encoding HAD domain-containing protein, coding for MTDRPLLLLDVDGPLNPFRARLLRHRGYVTHRVHPATWSAKQKPGSRRLRRGLRIRLHPGHGARLLALPYDLVWATTWMHGANKMIGPAIGLPADLPVIEFTDLFAEDPDGLYWKTRRVVEWADGRPFVWVDDLITELDVRHVAEHHSGPALLLRIDPRRGLGEREFAELERWARDVSTGS